In one window of Bizionia sp. M204 DNA:
- a CDS encoding LptE family protein has product MKIIKIVLSAIVLITFLGCGAYSFTGASIAPDVKTFQVNYFQNNAILVEPGLDRDFTNALTDLLINQTNLDLVKSSGDLVYEGEITEYRISPTTATANNTAAQNRLNVTVNVRFYNMKNEEDNLEQRFSFFYDYAGAALLTGSQKDTALAEIFERLTQDIFNATLAKW; this is encoded by the coding sequence TTGTGGCGCCTATTCGTTTACAGGAGCCTCCATTGCTCCCGATGTTAAAACATTTCAAGTCAATTATTTTCAAAATAATGCTATTTTAGTAGAACCTGGTTTAGATCGGGACTTTACGAATGCTTTAACCGATTTATTAATAAATCAAACCAATTTAGATTTAGTAAAGTCTAGTGGTGATTTGGTTTACGAAGGAGAGATTACAGAATATCGTATTTCGCCTACTACAGCAACAGCCAATAACACAGCCGCTCAAAACCGATTGAATGTTACGGTAAATGTTCGTTTTTACAATATGAAAAACGAAGAAGATAATTTAGAGCAACGCTTCTCATTCTTTTATGATTATGCTGGAGCAGCATTATTAACAGGCTCTCAAAAAGACACCGCTTTAGCTGAAATATTCGAGCGTTTAACACAAGATATTTTTAATGCAACATTAGCAAAATGGTAA